Proteins encoded within one genomic window of Arachis ipaensis cultivar K30076 chromosome B08, Araip1.1, whole genome shotgun sequence:
- the LOC107612107 gene encoding protein MOR1-like isoform X2, producing the protein MVFIHDSAAGSRRKRSVASPSSSAPDASLVAAGILDDILKSLGDNKKYMRECALNTLDLWLAAVHLDKMEKWIWRMIILFISSERNFKFGV; encoded by the exons ATGGTGTTTATTCATGATTCGGCGGCAGGATCTAGAAGGAAACGATCGGTGGCATCTCCATCGAGCTCGGCACCGGATGCTTCGCTGGTGGCGGCG GGTATTCTGGATGATATATTGAAATCCCTTGGTGacaacaagaagtacatgagagAATGTGCACTCAATACTTTGGATTTGTGGCTTGCTGCTGTTCATCTTGATAAAATG GAGAAGTGGATTTGGAGGATGATAATATTGTTTATTTCATCAGAAAG AAACTTCAAGTTTGGTGTATAG
- the LOC107612107 gene encoding uncharacterized protein LOC107612107 isoform X1: protein MVFIHDSAAGSRRKRSVASPSSSAPDASLVAAGILDDILKSLGDNKKYMRECALNTLDLWLAAVHLDKMFLLMFLLLLLLLLLLYLLWFLLQQEKWIWRMIILFISSERNFKFGV, encoded by the exons ATGGTGTTTATTCATGATTCGGCGGCAGGATCTAGAAGGAAACGATCGGTGGCATCTCCATCGAGCTCGGCACCGGATGCTTCGCTGGTGGCGGCG GGTATTCTGGATGATATATTGAAATCCCTTGGTGacaacaagaagtacatgagagAATGTGCACTCAATACTTTGGATTTGTGGCTTGCTGCTGTTCATCTTGATAAAATG TTTCTACTTATGTTTCTGCTGTTGCTTCTACTGCTACTTCTGCTGTACCTTTTGTGGTTTCTTCTCCAACAGGAGAAGTGGATTTGGAGGATGATAATATTGTTTATTTCATCAGAAAG AAACTTCAAGTTTGGTGTATAG
- the LOC107610811 gene encoding extensin-like translates to MVCEKLLLGTVTNTPSLPSINFSTTPRFPPSSLLLLFPQKPETNQIRKKTIAKRPPHEKVYKLPTKPSTRSQDQTFTPSPSPPTSPPRTDPMACTKNPSRVPSSAKPTPPQKEPPSRPGSSKPSSSKGKRPAAPEPTSEPHQPKSRSVPLRSQ, encoded by the coding sequence ATGGTTTGTGAAAAACttcttttgggtacggttaccaacactccctctcttccctctatTAACTTCTCCACAACTCCTCGGTTTCCTCCATCatctttactgcttctcttccctCAAAAGCCTGAAACTAACCAAATAAGGAAGAAAACCATTGCTAAAAGGCCTCCTCATGAAAAAGTTTACAAGCTTCCCACAAAACCTTCAACTCGCTCCCAAGACCAAACCTTCACTccctctccttctcctcctacctcacCTCCTCGGACTGATCCTATGGCATGCACTAAAAACCCATCTAGGGTTCCATCTTCAGCCAAGCCAACTCCTCCTCAAAAGGAACCTCCTTCAAGGCCTGGATCATCAAAGCCGAGTTCTTCAAAAGGGAAAAGACCAGCAGCGCCTGAACCTACCTCTGAGCCCCATCAACCCAAGTCGAGGTCTGTTCCATTACGTTCTCAGTGA